The region TAGTCTTTACAATATTTAGCGCCTTTGCGCAGTTTGAACGCGATATGATTGTCACGCGCACACAAGAAGGTAAATTGTATGCCAAGCAACATGATCCGTTGTTTCGGGAAGGGCGACCGAAAACGTATTCTGATGAACAGATCAGATTTGCTTATGAGTTGCGAAAACAAGGCATGACTTATAAGATGATTGAACGAAAGACGGGGATTAGTAAACGCACGCAACAGCGAAGGTTTAAGTCGATTTAAAAATAGGTGTTTTAAGAATTGAATGTTTAATTAATCACGTACAACGGGGATTGCCGCTTTATTAAACAGTTGTGAGAGAAATTTATTTAGGGATTTTAGGCACTATTTATACCTGTTGTGCTATTGAGGTTAGTTGTGATAAGGATTAATTTGTACTACAAAAGGCCTACTCAATTGTTAGTTGAGCAGGCCTTTTGTGGGTATTTTGATTAGAGCTATTAACCCTATGCTAATTATAAGGCTTAGCTTTCAAATGGAACATACTATTATCCAAATTATGATTTGTTAAGGTGGTGTTGTCATAGTTACTGAATTGAATCAATTGGGCAGAAACAAGAAAAATTTAACTAAGACCATGGACACCATTCAAAATTAAGGGAACGTCATCCTAAATCTATTGCCAATGGCGGGAATTGTTGATTTTTATTTATGCCAACTCGTGACCACATCTTATCATTGGATGGTATGAATGATGTTGACAGAAAAACTAGCATTAGAGACCTCCTTATTATATATAGTAAAGGATACTAAACGAAATAGATTAAGGTAGATTACAAATTTAATCCGAATTATTTGCAATTTAAAACGTAGTCTCCAATATTGTATTTAGTATGCCTCATGGGAATTCACTCTGATTTATGTGGCCCCCTTCAAATTGGAATTTGTAATCTAACATAAACGGCTTATTAATCACGCCTAACCGGCTCTTCAGGTTGTTTTTCAGGGTATATTTTTTCTGGATTTATTTTGGGGTTTTCAGGTGGAGTCTTTACTGGAAATCTTTGTGGTAATTGCTTTTTAGGCTTTTCTATTGGTATATGAGGAGTAATTTTGTTTGGGTGTTTTTCCAAAAGTGATATCATTAGCTATGCCTCCTTAAATTCTTCTTGAATGGAGTGTCGTCTTTTAAATCAGAGCGATGTTGATACCATTTTTCCGCTTGTTCCGTAGCAATTGAAATGGCCCGCTTATCGTCATAATTTTTTTCTTTAAGCGCATTTGCGATCTCAATAGCTTTTTTTCGAACCACTTTTTTCAAATTTTTCATTGATGGTGGGTAATTTTGTTCATTCCAAGGCATTTCAATAACCTCCATTCATATGATTTTAGATATGGAAAAGAGTATATAGATTATTTGTTATATATTAAATAAGATTACAGCATGTTGGTAAGCGTTGTCAAAAAAGTTGCTTTAGTTTCAACCGATAGTCACTAGACTCATATTTTAACTAAGAAATAGTATCCATGTAATTTGCCCCAAAAAGGTTTCTAATTATAAATTTCGAACTAGACATTGAATTATGATGATATTTTACGCTCTCATTAAAAGTGGTTAGGAACTTAGTTAGTGCTTCATTAACAGTCGCAGTCGTCCGATCTTTTAACCGGTATGCCCAAAGGAACCGTGATTTGCGATCGATTAAAGTTAATAAAACTGCCTTACTATGCCCACGAGGACCAACGACTGTATCTAGTTCAAAATCGCCGATGCGATTACGTTGATTAATCATCATGGGACGCTGTTCAATTGATCGCCCCAAAGATTGATTATATTTGGATCGTTGGTCAACGTTACGCCGTTGGCGTACGCCACGTTCAGGTAGATCATTCAAGGAGAAACCAATTCTCCCCTGATTTAGCCAATTATAAATAGATTTAGTAGCTAGTTTAAATTCGTGAGCAATCATTCCTGGTGACCAGCTTAGACGTAAATGGTTGAGAATTTTTTGCTTTAACTCATCGCTCAGCTTAGTTTTCCGACCACATCGTGATCGCTTGTATTCGGCATCTGTTTGTGCTAATTCAGCCTGATAAGGTTGACATCGAGATAATTCATAAGAAATTGTTGACGGTGATCGGTTCAGCCGAACGCCCATTTGAATATTGGACAGCCCTAGTTCACAAAAGGTTTCGATTTTAATTCGTTCGGAATAGGTTATACTAGACAAAAGATCAGCTCCTAAAAGATGGGTTTGTGGTAAACACCATTTTAAAGGAAGGCTGATCTTTTTTGTCCGAACAGCGTTCGGATTAATTTTACAATCTACCATTTATTCAGATCTTTATGCCAATTGCATATCAAAAAGCACTACTCATTAATTTGAGTGGTGTTTTTTTATTGTCTAATAAAATTTTGATTTTATAACGTGATATAAACGCATTTTGCTTAATTTAAACGGACAAGTATACATCTAAAAGGTGAACGTATTGTCTGAGAGCGCGTAATTATTTACTTTTTTCTTTGTTAGCATCGCTGGATTCCAAAGCCTGCATTTGAGTCGTAAGCGTATTTTGTTCAGATTAAATTAAAATTGTAAGTTACTTATTACAAGATACAAGTTACAGATTACAAGTTACTTGTAATCTGTATCTGGGTGACTCTTTTTATAGCTTCGAAGCCCACGCTTTATTATGTCATCTAAAATCTCAACCATTTTTGTATTTTCTTCGAAGGCAATTTTTCGAATATCATTGTAAAATGATTCTCTAACTCGTAATGGTTTTGTTTTTTCTTTTCGTTTAAAAGGAGAGTCGCCATCTTTTAATTGACTCTCTGCATCAATCTGATCTAAAAGACTTTTCTTTTCCGGCATATTCTACCCCTCCAACAGATTAATTCGTGATAGAGCTTCATCTAATACTACTTGATACATATATAAAGCCCTTTTGTCCCACATATCCTCATCTCTAATTCCACTTTTTCCGAAACGTTTAACACGTTCTCTTTGAAATATGTTCCCATGAAATAGGGCTTTTCCAAAGGCTTGATTAGCGGCTTTCAACACTTCATGATCGACAGGTCCGTCTTTTTTAACCAGATAGGCAATAATGCCAAGCAAATCAAATGATTTGTCATAGTCTTTTCTAAGCCCTTGAAGATAGCTTACAAATTTTAAAGAACTTGAGTAAGATTGCTCTTGAGTCTGCATAACCATAATTACGTAATCTGAGGCTAAAACGGCATTATTTGTATATGCTGATAGCGTTGGCGGAACGTCTATTAAAATATAATCATAATCATTTCTAATTTTTGTTAGCAAAGTTTTTAAAAATAGTGGTCGGTCACTTTTCTTATAATCTTCAAGCATATCAGGAAGCAAAGATAAGCTCCAATCACTAGGCATCAGATCAAGGTAATCTGTGACGTGTGCAATGGACTCAGATAAATCCAGATTCTTAATACCATCAGTTAAACTTTTGGAATTTTTTTGTTTGAATACAGGAAATGTTTTTTCTATAATTTCACTAGCATTTCCTTGTGGATCAAAATCAATTAATAAGGTTTTTCTATGGGCTTTATTTAATAGATAAGAAAAGGTTACACAAGTTGTTGTTTTTCCAACTCCACCTTTAAAGTTTCCTATCGTGATCGATGTGGTCATACAGGATCCTCCAGACTTGAACTTATTAGTTCATAGTCATTGTAATGCAACGAGCATAGCAATTCAACGTAAATATAAAGATACAAATTACAAGTATCAAATTACATGAAACTTGTTACAAATTACTTTTGTTATTTTTGCGATTTTTGTTTATAAACAAGCTGAATAGTGGTATGGTTAATTCATAAAATAGAACATAAAAAAACACCCACCGACTGGAATCGGTGAGCGCCACATAAAAGTCATCTAAGTTACTGACTATTATATCATGGCCGGTGCGATTTTTAAAGCCCTAGGGGACAAGCTGGGGTCTAAATCCAAGGGGACACGTTTGCCAGTGCGACTTCAATAAGTCTGGCTATACCACAACAAGGCTATCTGTACGGCTGGGTGGTGAATGGTGAGCGCGACCATTAACGGCGCGGGTGGTAAAACGAAGCTTCGGCTTGGTGCCATTGATTAGTTGGTGATCGAACAAAAATAAATACGTATCATCAACGCCTTCTAGGGCGTTTTTTAGTAGGCTAAACCGAAAACGTAGGTTTATAATGAGTGGTGGTAGCAATACCGCAATTGTACAGACAAGCGACGGGCGTTAACGACCGACGAACTAGGGGGAAACCTTAGCGTAGAATTGCACTCTGGTTCAGTTATTCCAAATAGCTGTTTCCAGGGAACAATTCTGCGCTCAAAACGTCACTCCCTCTAAACTGAATGGAAAACCATAACCCGTCAAGTCAAAACCAACATTAGAATCAAGAAAGTTGATGATTTAAAATGCTTGATTTAAGAGATTGTGAGATTGCTTTTACCGGACGTCTAACTACCATGACTCGGGATCAAGCTTTTAGTTTGGCGAAAGTCTTTGGGGCGAAACCACAAAATTGGGTTACGAAACAGACAGATTATTTAGTGGTTGGGTTAATTGAGACGGCTTTAGGTGAGGAGCCCATCACAAAAAAGTTATTGACGGGAACACCAACGATTTCAGAACGGGATTTTTTGGACTGGTGTCAGGCACGATTGGCGCAATGGTCTAGGAGTTTAGGCGGTTAAATTCACAAAGTGAGTTTACTGATTTTTTGGGGATTTTTCATCTAGACCACTCCTCTACTGTCAAATTTCACAAAGGCCAAATAACGGATCGTTGTTTTATCAGGGAGTGAGCGGGTTACTTGGGATAAGTCACATTATGTTAACCTCTAAACCTGTTTCTATAATATTTTATTTTTTCGATCATTTTTGACTGCATATGATCGTTACAGGAAATCGAAAATGAAAGTTGTTTTCACAATCTACCAAAAGACAAAAAATTTCCCAATTAATTGATGT is a window of Lactiplantibacillus brownii DNA encoding:
- a CDS encoding DUF2188 domain-containing protein, with protein sequence MPWNEQNYPPSMKNLKKVVRKKAIEIANALKEKNYDDKRAISIATEQAEKWYQHRSDLKDDTPFKKNLRRHS
- a CDS encoding ParA family protein; this encodes MTTSITIGNFKGGVGKTTTCVTFSYLLNKAHRKTLLIDFDPQGNASEIIEKTFPVFKQKNSKSLTDGIKNLDLSESIAHVTDYLDLMPSDWSLSLLPDMLEDYKKSDRPLFLKTLLTKIRNDYDYILIDVPPTLSAYTNNAVLASDYVIMVMQTQEQSYSSSLKFVSYLQGLRKDYDKSFDLLGIIAYLVKKDGPVDHEVLKAANQAFGKALFHGNIFQRERVKRFGKSGIRDEDMWDKRALYMYQVVLDEALSRINLLEG
- a CDS encoding BRCT domain-containing protein, yielding MLDLRDCEIAFTGRLTTMTRDQAFSLAKVFGAKPQNWVTKQTDYLVVGLIETALGEEPITKKLLTGTPTISERDFLDWCQARLAQWSRSLGG